A DNA window from Desulfatiglans sp. contains the following coding sequences:
- a CDS encoding PBP1A family penicillin-binding protein, translated as MNRYIKIIIWVVAIGAVFASIIGGSLWYFWSSNLPYSGTLDEYNPPVITEVYSAEGEVIGRFWKEKRIVLPLEEMPKNLINAFLAAEDGQFYKHKGISITGIIRSVIKNQLAGRKKQGASTITQQVARLLLLKSQEKQYKRKVREIILSFQIEKKYSKEKILFLYLNEIYLGSGAYGVESAARTYFNKGVAELNLAECAMLGGLYQAPTNYSPINNFEKAKIRQKYTLNRMVHDGFITEAERKEALETPIIISKEQENTFDRSPHFTEHVRRYLENRYGRDLLYSGGLKVYTTASLDLQQKAVKALEKGLRELDKREGYRGPMATATPDEYDRVRKEADDIFRKSPPVEGMTVKGIVSEINDDTGEATVLTGNLKCLLAFEGMKWAKAYKPGGAYSPLPKRISDSISQGDVILCRLEKPAQEPFDWTILLDQEPVVQGAIYTLENQTGRVRAMVGGYSFSASQFDRANQARRQPGSVFKSFIYAAALDNGMTPATVILDTAYLSSLNPDDDIWRPKNYKEEFLGPTLFRKGLILSKNVITVKILRQIGIQTTIDYARRMGIESELGHDLSLALGTSGVTLNEITRAYSVFANNGMLVDPYYIEKIENREGIILEENNPSMSQAIPDDIAYMMTDILKGVVMEGTGRRVRELSRPAAGKTGTTNDLKDAWFVGYTPELITGVWVGYDSNVSMGKEETGSRAASPIWLYFMSDALKDRPVQDFVAPKSVVFARIDKDTGLLASPYSKETVFQSFRKGTEPTEYATKPEAPRSGNFSEFDIDFSD; from the coding sequence TTGAATAGATATATAAAAATCATAATCTGGGTCGTAGCTATCGGAGCGGTATTCGCATCAATAATCGGAGGATCGTTATGGTATTTCTGGTCAAGTAACCTTCCCTATAGTGGAACCCTTGATGAATATAATCCTCCTGTTATCACCGAGGTATACAGCGCTGAAGGGGAGGTGATCGGCAGGTTCTGGAAAGAAAAAAGGATAGTTCTCCCCCTTGAAGAGATGCCAAAAAACCTGATCAACGCCTTTTTGGCTGCCGAGGATGGCCAGTTTTATAAACATAAGGGTATAAGTATTACTGGCATTATAAGGTCAGTTATAAAAAACCAGCTAGCAGGGAGAAAAAAGCAGGGAGCAAGCACCATCACACAGCAGGTGGCCAGATTACTCCTGTTAAAGAGCCAGGAAAAGCAATACAAGAGAAAGGTAAGGGAGATAATCCTCTCATTTCAGATAGAAAAGAAATATTCAAAGGAAAAGATACTTTTTCTGTACCTGAACGAGATATACCTTGGAAGCGGTGCGTATGGTGTTGAATCTGCTGCAAGAACATACTTTAATAAAGGTGTTGCTGAACTGAACCTTGCTGAATGCGCCATGCTTGGAGGGCTCTATCAGGCGCCAACAAATTATTCTCCTATAAACAACTTTGAAAAGGCCAAAATCAGACAGAAATATACACTTAACAGGATGGTTCATGATGGCTTCATAACAGAGGCTGAGAGAAAGGAGGCCCTTGAGACACCCATTATCATAAGTAAAGAACAGGAGAACACCTTTGATCGAAGCCCCCATTTTACAGAGCATGTACGAAGATATCTTGAGAACAGGTATGGAAGAGATCTTCTTTACAGCGGCGGACTTAAGGTTTACACAACAGCAAGTCTTGATCTTCAGCAGAAGGCTGTAAAGGCCCTTGAAAAGGGTCTCAGGGAGCTGGATAAAAGAGAAGGTTACAGGGGGCCAATGGCGACCGCCACACCTGATGAATATGACCGTGTAAGAAAAGAGGCAGATGATATCTTCAGGAAGAGCCCGCCTGTAGAAGGTATGACAGTAAAAGGGATTGTTTCAGAGATAAATGATGATACAGGAGAGGCTACTGTGTTAACAGGCAACCTCAAGTGTCTCCTTGCCTTTGAAGGAATGAAATGGGCAAAGGCCTATAAACCGGGTGGAGCATATTCACCCCTGCCTAAAAGGATCAGTGATTCAATCAGTCAGGGCGATGTCATCCTGTGCCGGCTTGAAAAACCTGCACAGGAGCCATTTGACTGGACGATCCTTCTTGATCAGGAGCCTGTGGTTCAGGGTGCGATTTATACCCTGGAAAATCAGACGGGCAGAGTGAGGGCAATGGTAGGGGGGTACAGTTTCAGTGCGAGCCAGTTTGACAGGGCAAATCAGGCCAGACGTCAGCCAGGGTCAGTGTTCAAATCCTTTATATACGCGGCAGCGCTTGATAATGGCATGACCCCTGCGACTGTTATTCTTGATACAGCATACTTATCCAGTCTTAATCCGGATGATGATATATGGCGCCCTAAAAACTACAAAGAGGAATTCCTCGGCCCCACCCTGTTCAGAAAGGGGCTTATACTCTCAAAGAATGTAATAACAGTAAAGATATTGAGGCAGATCGGGATACAGACAACCATTGATTATGCCCGCAGGATGGGTATTGAATCTGAACTGGGGCATGATCTTTCGCTTGCGCTCGGGACCTCAGGTGTTACCCTTAATGAGATAACCCGAGCCTATTCAGTGTTTGCCAATAATGGCATGCTTGTTGACCCCTACTACATTGAAAAGATAGAGAACAGGGAAGGGATTATTTTAGAAGAAAACAACCCGAGTATGAGTCAGGCAATACCGGATGACATAGCTTATATGATGACAGATATCTTAAAGGGTGTTGTCATGGAAGGGACAGGCAGGAGGGTAAGGGAGCTATCGAGGCCTGCAGCAGGAAAGACAGGCACCACCAATGACCTGAAAGACGCATGGTTTGTTGGTTATACACCTGAACTGATAACAGGTGTATGGGTGGGTTATGACTCAAATGTCTCTATGGGAAAAGAAGAGACAGGCTCAAGGGCTGCAAGCCCGATCTGGCTTTATTTTATGTCAGATGCCTTAAAAGACAGGCCTGTTCAGGATTTTGTAGCGCCAAAAAGTGTTGTATTTGCCAGGATAGACAAGGATACAGGGCTTCTCGCAAGCCCATACTCAAAGGAGACTGTGTTTCAGAGTTTTAGAAAAGGGACAGAGCCTACAGAGTATGCAACAAAACCTGAAGCGCCAAGGTCAGGGAACTTCTCAGAGTTTGATATTGATTTTTCCGATTAA
- a CDS encoding GAF domain-containing protein: MFGISESHIELIKKQTWAKAVPEGDLFWSNLTEWIAKNLLPDFITKITHLVDSIIMIDPGQSEREILELIAKRLVESLNAVMASVRIYDPFTSQMLSYGSYPSEEETRPSQIAIEGSVAGIAITTRKPVIVPDILREKLYTDKTIVDRKGVNSLMAIPFEIPRFFPHERNTTGVIQIYYAQKERIFAPLEAQVATLMSQRLGFVIARKKILTMQRMNEKKETILKQIFSRMGKLEGVKMKDIFNRLIPELADIINLQSCALFSVTDDMQNVVLEAGYPDSLSLHGIGKSFPVTSEPSFEVILGLKYPEKDTPYEIITSSYVLVTDPQKSSLVSLNTKSLSLIRNINSILYIPMRSGEFVTHFITVDAVDQRKGYSPEEIEIFLFLGRELMKAQRMERLDDILHDFKNPAIATAGFARRLHSLLEKECAPEDESRITKYVQILMEETSRMQEMAMSLSHVGKEQPVDVTQVLKRRFEINEEVIREKFRQNITLEQGPFNDNLVIYCYPLFLERVLDNLLNNATKAIPIKGGRLGIKTYEENGYACIEVKNTGSIPEDIRMQLLEGEAKGRGFYITHRIISVLKGFIDIRADKENITVITLKLPLYSPPK; encoded by the coding sequence ATGTTTGGCATCTCAGAAAGCCACATAGAGCTGATTAAAAAACAGACCTGGGCAAAGGCTGTCCCGGAGGGTGATCTTTTCTGGAGCAACCTGACCGAATGGATCGCTAAAAACCTCCTTCCCGATTTCATTACAAAAATCACCCATCTTGTAGACTCTATTATCATGATTGATCCGGGTCAGTCAGAAAGGGAGATACTCGAACTTATTGCAAAAAGGCTGGTGGAATCTTTAAATGCAGTCATGGCATCTGTGAGGATATATGACCCATTCACTTCCCAGATGCTTTCATACGGCTCATACCCCTCTGAAGAAGAGACAAGGCCCAGCCAGATAGCGATAGAAGGCAGCGTGGCCGGCATTGCAATTACCACCAGAAAGCCTGTTATTGTACCTGATATACTCAGAGAAAAACTTTACACAGATAAGACCATTGTTGATAGAAAAGGGGTAAATTCGCTAATGGCAATCCCCTTTGAGATACCAAGGTTCTTTCCGCACGAAAGAAATACCACAGGGGTGATCCAGATATACTATGCTCAGAAAGAGCGCATCTTTGCACCACTTGAGGCTCAGGTGGCAACACTCATGTCCCAGAGGCTGGGGTTTGTCATTGCAAGAAAAAAAATCCTTACCATGCAGAGGATGAATGAAAAAAAAGAGACCATCCTTAAGCAGATATTTTCAAGGATGGGAAAACTGGAAGGGGTCAAGATGAAGGATATCTTTAACCGGCTGATCCCTGAGCTGGCTGATATCATCAACCTTCAGAGCTGCGCCCTCTTTTCAGTAACAGATGACATGCAGAATGTAGTCCTTGAGGCAGGGTATCCTGATTCACTATCATTACACGGCATAGGCAAGAGCTTCCCGGTAACTAGCGAGCCCTCCTTTGAGGTGATCTTAGGTCTCAAATATCCTGAAAAGGATACCCCGTATGAAATAATTACATCATCCTATGTGCTTGTTACAGACCCACAGAAGAGCAGCCTGGTATCTCTAAATACAAAGAGCCTTTCATTAATCAGAAACATCAACTCTATCCTCTATATACCTATGAGGTCAGGCGAATTTGTAACGCATTTTATCACAGTGGATGCGGTTGACCAGAGAAAGGGGTACAGCCCGGAGGAGATAGAGATATTCCTCTTCCTTGGTAGAGAGCTGATGAAGGCACAGAGAATGGAGCGCCTCGACGATATACTCCATGATTTTAAAAACCCTGCCATTGCCACTGCCGGTTTTGCAAGAAGGCTCCACAGCCTGCTTGAAAAAGAGTGCGCCCCTGAAGACGAAAGCAGGATAACAAAATATGTCCAGATACTGATGGAAGAGACAAGCCGCATGCAGGAAATGGCAATGAGTCTCTCACATGTAGGCAAAGAACAACCTGTGGATGTGACACAGGTGCTGAAACGCAGATTCGAAATAAATGAGGAAGTTATCAGAGAAAAGTTCAGGCAGAATATAACCCTTGAACAGGGGCCTTTTAATGACAACCTTGTAATCTACTGCTATCCCCTGTTTCTTGAAAGGGTGCTTGACAATCTTTTAAACAATGCAACAAAGGCAATACCAATCAAGGGCGGAAGGCTCGGCATAAAGACATATGAAGAAAATGGCTATGCCTGCATTGAGGTCAAAAACACAGGCTCCATACCTGAGGATATACGCATGCAGTTACTGGAAGGAGAGGCAAAGGGGAGGGGCTTTTATATCACTCACAGGATCATCAGCGTCTTAAAGGGCTTTATAGATATCAGGGCAGACAAAGAAAATATTACAGTGATCACCCTCAAGTTACCTCTATACTCCCCGCCCAAATAA
- a CDS encoding RsmB/NOP family class I SAM-dependent RNA methyltransferase: MYDFFNPYREIIPDFDNFIDSLNRPAPVHLRVNRIKAEPERVVNILAERGVLLKPMGDEGNRFFEASNLESSGNLPEYFSGYIHPQALTSCLAAMVLAPVKDSLVLDMCSAPGGKTAHMADIMENSGLIIANELYPTRHIPLGHTLTRLGVLNVIYTEYQAQEFPLKQRFDFIMADVPCSGEGRIRKREDSSNSYPSKPHPGNKLLDLQKKMILRGFDLLKDGGTMLYSTCTYNPLENEGAVQFLLDNRDAELLPIDISFPHMNGLTEFNGVSYDRQLYRAARFYPHYLNSVGFFMARIGKRR; encoded by the coding sequence ATGTATGATTTTTTCAACCCATACAGGGAGATTATCCCTGATTTTGATAATTTTATCGATAGTCTTAACAGACCAGCACCGGTTCATTTAAGGGTAAACCGCATAAAGGCAGAACCGGAAAGGGTTGTTAATATCCTTGCCGAACGCGGTGTATTACTTAAACCCATGGGCGATGAGGGGAACAGGTTCTTTGAGGCATCTAACCTTGAATCATCGGGTAACCTGCCGGAATATTTTTCTGGTTATATACATCCCCAGGCGCTTACCTCCTGCCTTGCCGCAATGGTGCTTGCACCGGTAAAGGATAGCCTTGTGCTTGACATGTGTTCGGCGCCTGGCGGTAAAACCGCCCATATGGCTGATATCATGGAAAACAGCGGTCTGATAATAGCAAATGAGCTTTACCCCACAAGGCATATCCCATTAGGCCATACCCTTACAAGGCTGGGGGTACTTAATGTTATTTACACAGAGTATCAGGCACAGGAGTTTCCTCTTAAGCAGCGGTTTGACTTTATTATGGCTGATGTGCCCTGTTCGGGCGAGGGGAGGATCAGAAAGCGGGAGGATTCATCAAACAGCTATCCATCAAAACCACACCCTGGAAATAAGCTTTTGGATCTACAGAAAAAGATGATCTTAAGGGGGTTTGATCTCCTGAAAGATGGCGGGACAATGCTTTATTCTACATGCACATATAACCCGCTTGAGAATGAAGGGGCGGTCCAGTTTCTTCTTGATAACAGGGATGCGGAATTACTTCCAATAGATATCTCATTTCCCCATATGAATGGGCTCACAGAATTTAATGGTGTTTCCTATGACAGACAACTATACCGCGCAGCAAGGTTCTACCCCCACTATCTCAACTCGGTGGGATTCTTCATGGCCAGGATTGGCAAAAGAAGATGA
- a CDS encoding DUF1178 family protein, which produces MIAFDLMCANGHTFEGWFDNLESYERQGAKRLISCPICENTKVKRLLSPVAMKSSTRSDKKNPSLPIDYQKLAMEIVNYIQNEFEDTGTQFTKEALKIHYGATEARNIRGTATREEEKILEDEGVHFIKFPEPDKKNDEN; this is translated from the coding sequence ATGATAGCATTTGACCTTATGTGCGCAAATGGACATACCTTTGAAGGGTGGTTTGATAATCTTGAATCCTATGAAAGGCAGGGCGCAAAGCGCCTGATTAGCTGCCCCATATGTGAAAACACTAAGGTAAAACGGTTACTTTCGCCTGTTGCCATGAAATCCTCCACAAGATCCGATAAGAAAAACCCGAGTCTACCCATTGATTATCAGAAACTCGCAATGGAGATAGTGAACTATATCCAGAATGAATTTGAAGATACTGGTACTCAATTTACAAAAGAGGCATTAAAAATACATTATGGAGCAACAGAGGCACGAAATATAAGAGGTACAGCAACCAGGGAAGAGGAAAAGATATTAGAGGATGAGGGTGTTCATTTTATAAAATTCCCGGAACCGGATAAAAAAAACGATGAAAATTAA
- a CDS encoding enoyl-CoA hydratase/isomerase family protein, with product MNYNNILFSVEGSIAIIKFNRPQALNAINPDVLKDVNAALDEIIENPEVKVLVFTGEGDKAFVAGADIKHMVNLTPLQAREFGRVGQELLFRIEQFPMPVIACVNGFALGGGCEIAMSCDFIYASEKAKFGQPEINLGVIPGFGGTQRLARRVGNSMAKELCMTGAIIKADEAKSIGLVNRVFPAETLWAETMKTANLIASKGRTALKGIKDCIDRGADMDLINGCRMESDAFGLIFTSPDQKEGMSAFLEKRTPEFKGSLF from the coding sequence ATGAACTACAACAATATCCTTTTCAGCGTTGAAGGCAGTATCGCAATAATCAAGTTTAACAGGCCCCAGGCCCTTAATGCCATTAATCCTGATGTGTTAAAAGATGTAAACGCTGCGCTGGATGAAATAATTGAAAATCCCGAGGTCAAGGTGCTTGTATTTACCGGAGAGGGAGACAAGGCATTTGTGGCAGGTGCAGATATTAAGCATATGGTAAACCTGACCCCTCTTCAGGCAAGGGAGTTTGGCAGGGTAGGGCAGGAGCTGCTTTTTCGCATAGAGCAGTTTCCCATGCCTGTAATCGCCTGTGTAAACGGCTTTGCCCTTGGCGGAGGCTGTGAGATAGCAATGTCATGTGACTTTATATACGCCTCTGAAAAGGCAAAGTTCGGCCAGCCTGAGATAAATCTTGGTGTAATACCCGGTTTTGGCGGCACACAGAGGCTTGCGAGGCGTGTGGGTAACAGCATGGCAAAGGAGCTCTGCATGACAGGCGCGATAATCAAAGCGGATGAGGCAAAAAGTATCGGTCTTGTGAACAGGGTCTTCCCTGCTGAAACCCTGTGGGCGGAGACCATGAAGACTGCAAACCTTATTGCATCAAAGGGAAGGACAGCGCTTAAGGGTATCAAAGACTGCATTGACAGGGGCGCTGACATGGATCTGATCAATGGTTGCAGGATGGAATCAGATGCATTTGGTCTTATATTCACAAGCCCTGACCAGAAAGAGGGTATGTCTGCTTTTCTTGAAAAGAGGACACCGGAATTCAAGGGCAGTCTGTTTTAA
- the rsmG gene encoding 16S rRNA (guanine(527)-N(7))-methyltransferase RsmG produces the protein MLGIFLNTLIEWNNKINLTGISDRMRIIDELIIDSLIPVPHLPSEGNLVDIGSGAGFPAIIIKIAMPGLKIRLIEANGKKVSFLRYVIHSLKLKDIEPINKRIENITDEIREWGCDMVTSRAMTGLTDVIRLSSPLLKNGGFLVGFLGKNREQEFANARALMEHYNLHTHKTINYTLSDKDAERAIVVLQKLGL, from the coding sequence TTGCTGGGTATATTTTTAAACACCCTTATCGAGTGGAATAACAAGATCAATCTTACAGGCATATCCGACCGCATGAGGATTATAGATGAGCTTATCATTGATTCGCTTATCCCTGTCCCGCATCTACCCAGTGAGGGTAACCTTGTAGATATTGGAAGCGGCGCAGGGTTCCCTGCCATAATAATCAAGATAGCAATGCCTGGACTTAAAATCAGGTTGATCGAGGCAAATGGTAAAAAGGTTAGTTTTTTAAGGTATGTCATACATTCTCTCAAGCTAAAGGATATAGAGCCAATTAACAAACGTATCGAAAATATTACAGATGAAATCAGGGAGTGGGGATGTGACATGGTTACATCCAGGGCTATGACAGGGCTCACTGATGTCATCAGGCTTTCAAGTCCTTTATTAAAAAATGGAGGTTTTCTTGTAGGGTTTCTTGGCAAAAACAGGGAACAAGAATTTGCTAATGCGAGAGCATTGATGGAGCATTACAATCTTCATACACATAAGACAATCAACTATACCCTGTCAGACAAGGATGCAGAGAGGGCAATTGTAGTTTTACAAAAATTGGGGTTATGA
- the rhaD gene encoding rhamnulose-1-phosphate aldolase encodes MSRAKGYEDFGKSVFVEEMLDAARLMSERGWAERNAGNMSCIIPGSDVVRYFDPDHVKRVFPLGLNMKELSGMVILITAAGSYFRKLKIDPAKGMGAVRVSLDGNRLELLWGFESGASPTSEMHMHFMGHIKRLKKELNHRVILHTHATNTIIMSANGALDEKAFTRALWNMHSECVVVFPEGVGLVPWMVPGTQEISSATAEKLEDFRLIIWPLHGIIATGNSIDEAMGLIETVEKTAEIYIKSMGFADSLKLLTDKQVLDTAARFNLKPRQGILEL; translated from the coding sequence TTGAGCAGGGCAAAGGGATATGAAGATTTTGGTAAATCGGTTTTTGTTGAGGAGATGCTGGATGCTGCAAGGCTCATGTCTGAAAGAGGGTGGGCTGAAAGAAACGCCGGTAATATGAGCTGCATCATACCTGGCTCTGATGTTGTGAGATATTTTGACCCGGATCACGTAAAAAGGGTATTCCCTCTGGGTCTCAATATGAAAGAGCTTTCAGGCATGGTGATTCTTATTACGGCTGCAGGGTCATACTTCCGAAAGCTTAAAATTGACCCGGCTAAAGGCATGGGCGCTGTGAGGGTGTCACTGGATGGTAACAGGCTTGAGCTTTTATGGGGTTTTGAAAGTGGTGCATCTCCTACAAGCGAGATGCACATGCATTTTATGGGGCATATAAAACGTCTTAAAAAAGAGCTAAACCACAGGGTGATACTTCATACCCATGCAACCAATACTATAATAATGTCTGCAAATGGCGCGCTTGATGAAAAGGCATTTACACGTGCCCTGTGGAACATGCATTCTGAGTGTGTTGTTGTATTCCCTGAAGGAGTTGGCCTTGTGCCCTGGATGGTCCCCGGTACACAGGAGATAAGCTCTGCAACCGCTGAAAAACTTGAAGATTTCAGGCTTATCATATGGCCTCTGCATGGCATTATAGCTACAGGCAACTCAATTGATGAGGCAATGGGGCTTATAGAGACGGTTGAAAAGACAGCTGAGATCTACATAAAAAGCATGGGGTTTGCTGACTCACTTAAACTTTTAACCGATAAGCAGGTGCTTGATACAGCTGCCCGTTTCAATCTAAAGCCAAGGCAAGGAATACTGGAATTATAG
- a CDS encoding aminotransferase class I/II-fold pyridoxal phosphate-dependent enzyme: MNPLAIELNVIIQKANPHIFDMLSDVGKSLYFPKGILTQSAEAKAKAHKFNATIGMATEKGKTMYLSSVMSFMGNISPEESLTYAPSYGTAGLRKAWKDYILDKNPPLKDKKISLPVVTNAITHGLSVVADMWVDKDDIIIIPDKNWGNYSMIFETRSGGKIVKYPLFSKEGGFNTEGLKQCIEEQAKTAKKLMVLLNFPNNPTGYSITNEEGEKIANILTEAAEKGTNVVAVTDDAYFGLFFEENVMKESIFSHLIGRHPRLFTIKLDGATKEIFVWGLRVGFITYGAAIDGDTALFYDALERKTAGDVRGNISNVSHLSQTIVAKSLASETFGKESEVKFGIMKERANEVKKVLSDKKYDKVWAVYPFNSGYFMCLKLKTVDAEALRVHILDKYGVGTISIGKTDLRIAFSCLEKEDIKELFDIIYKGIIDLEK, encoded by the coding sequence ATGAATCCGCTTGCGATTGAACTGAATGTAATTATTCAAAAAGCTAATCCGCATATATTTGATATGCTTTCTGATGTTGGTAAATCTCTCTATTTCCCGAAAGGGATACTCACACAAAGTGCTGAGGCAAAGGCAAAGGCACATAAATTTAATGCAACTATTGGCATGGCAACTGAAAAGGGTAAAACCATGTACCTATCTTCAGTAATGTCTTTTATGGGCAACATCAGCCCGGAAGAATCCCTCACCTATGCCCCCTCTTACGGGACAGCAGGCTTAAGAAAAGCATGGAAGGATTATATACTTGATAAAAACCCGCCTCTAAAGGATAAAAAGATCAGCCTTCCTGTTGTCACAAATGCAATCACCCATGGTCTTTCTGTAGTGGCAGACATGTGGGTTGATAAGGATGATATAATTATCATCCCTGATAAAAACTGGGGCAATTACAGCATGATCTTTGAGACAAGAAGCGGCGGAAAAATAGTAAAATACCCCCTCTTTAGCAAAGAGGGCGGGTTTAATACTGAGGGGCTTAAACAATGCATTGAGGAGCAGGCAAAAACAGCAAAAAAGCTCATGGTACTGCTTAACTTCCCCAATAATCCGACCGGCTACAGCATCACAAACGAAGAGGGGGAAAAGATAGCGAACATACTGACTGAAGCAGCAGAAAAGGGCACAAATGTAGTTGCTGTTACTGATGATGCCTATTTCGGGCTCTTTTTCGAAGAGAATGTCATGAAGGAATCGATCTTCAGCCACCTGATCGGAAGACACCCGAGGCTTTTCACCATCAAGCTTGACGGGGCAACAAAGGAGATATTTGTATGGGGCCTGAGGGTGGGTTTTATTACTTATGGTGCTGCCATAGATGGAGATACTGCCCTCTTTTATGACGCCCTTGAAAGAAAGACCGCAGGGGATGTGAGGGGTAATATATCAAATGTCTCGCACCTGAGTCAGACAATAGTTGCAAAATCCCTTGCCTCGGAAACCTTTGGCAAAGAAAGCGAAGTAAAATTCGGGATCATGAAAGAAAGGGCAAATGAAGTTAAAAAAGTGCTTTCTGATAAAAAATATGATAAAGTCTGGGCGGTTTATCCATTTAACTCCGGGTATTTCATGTGTCTGAAACTCAAGACGGTTGATGCTGAGGCGCTCAGGGTTCATATACTGGATAAATACGGTGTTGGCACAATATCCATTGGAAAGACCGATCTACGCATAGCATTTTCATGTTTGGAAAAGGAAGATATCAAAGAGCTTTTTGATATTATCTATAAAGGCATTATTGACCTGGAAAAATAA
- the meaB gene encoding methylmalonyl Co-A mutase-associated GTPase MeaB — MSETAQKVISGDIRAAARLISNIDNGLTGVRDILRELYPHTGNAYVIGITGAPGVGKSTLVDRLIENLRKRKKTVGVIAIDPTSPFSGGAILGDRIRMQRHSNDKEVFIRSLATRGHFGGLTLSTRGAIDVMDAMGKDYIIVETVGVGQDEVDIVKKAHTTVIVLTPGMGDDIQAIKAGILEAGDIFVINKADRAGVEKAMTDLMVMLDMGMNNGDDMKWHPPVIKTVAPEGKGIEEVITEIERHRSFIIQKRGNINPRRTESGAREELLEMIKGRIMEEVIGRLEKDDAFNVAVESIRSGEKDPYTASDEILSSHFL; from the coding sequence ATGTCTGAAACTGCACAGAAGGTTATCTCAGGCGATATCAGGGCCGCAGCCAGGCTTATCAGCAATATTGATAATGGGCTTACCGGGGTCAGGGATATCCTCAGGGAGCTTTATCCACATACCGGGAATGCCTATGTTATTGGTATTACAGGTGCCCCGGGCGTCGGGAAAAGCACCCTTGTTGACAGACTGATAGAAAATCTAAGGAAAAGAAAAAAAACGGTAGGAGTTATAGCAATCGATCCCACAAGCCCATTCAGCGGTGGGGCAATCCTGGGCGACAGGATCAGGATGCAGCGACACAGCAATGACAAAGAGGTCTTTATCAGGTCGCTGGCCACAAGGGGACATTTCGGGGGGCTCACATTATCCACTCGCGGTGCGATCGATGTTATGGATGCCATGGGCAAGGACTATATCATTGTCGAGACCGTTGGGGTTGGCCAGGATGAGGTGGATATAGTTAAAAAGGCCCATACCACTGTGATCGTGCTTACACCAGGCATGGGCGATGATATCCAGGCCATCAAGGCCGGTATACTTGAGGCAGGTGATATCTTTGTGATCAATAAGGCTGATAGAGCTGGTGTTGAAAAGGCAATGACAGACCTTATGGTCATGCTGGACATGGGTATGAATAATGGCGATGATATGAAGTGGCATCCGCCAGTAATTAAAACAGTTGCACCCGAAGGAAAAGGCATAGAAGAGGTTATCACAGAGATAGAAAGACACAGGAGTTTTATCATTCAAAAGAGGGGAAATATTAACCCCAGGAGGACAGAATCAGGTGCAAGGGAAGAGCTCCTTGAAATGATAAAGGGCAGGATCATGGAAGAGGTGATAGGCAGGCTTGAAAAGGATGATGCCTTTAACGTGGCTGTTGAATCCATAAGGAGCGGTGAAAAAGACCCATATACCGCATCAGATGAAATTTTAAGCAGCCATTTTTTATGA